A genomic segment from Rickettsia endosymbiont of Lasioglossum villosulum encodes:
- a CDS encoding F0F1 ATP synthase subunit epsilon, giving the protein MSETINVKIITPLNIVFEEQAKMVTLPGEEGEFGVLQGHAPMIVSLKAGLVQVYIDDMHKPKITYLIANGVTAEVTGSYINIATETAINVTGLSEAEIENKLTALQKSI; this is encoded by the coding sequence ATGAGCGAAACAATTAACGTTAAAATTATTACGCCTTTAAATATCGTTTTTGAAGAGCAGGCTAAAATGGTAACGCTTCCAGGTGAAGAGGGTGAGTTTGGTGTATTGCAGGGTCATGCTCCGATGATTGTTAGCTTAAAAGCTGGATTAGTACAAGTTTACATAGATGATATGCACAAGCCGAAAATTACTTATCTTATTGCTAATGGTGTAACTGCTGAAGTAACAGGAAGTTATATTAACATAGCTACAGAAACGGCTATTAACGTTACCGGTTTAAGTGAAGCGGAAATAGAAAATAAACTCACTGCTCTTCAAAAATCTATATAA
- the acnA gene encoding aconitate hydratase AcnA — MQKMHNAEYLKELSVNNISYKIYDINKAASDIDLPLKKLPYSLRVLFENVLRTGSKRNLLVFKEWLKNKKSDAEIDFMPTRVLMQDFTGVPAIVDLAAMRDAMKKIGGDPLKINPLIPVDLVIDHSVSVDSYASGSSFDKNVAMEMKRNIERYQFLKWGQQAFNNFKVVPPGTGICHQVNLEYLAKVVWHSNGVAYPDSLVGTDSHTTMVNGLSVLGWGVGGIEAEAAMLGQPLTMILPEVIGVKLTGKLTGTATATDLVLKITEMLRKKKVVGKFVEFYGEGLRAMTIADRATISNMAPEYGATCGFFPIDQETIKYLELTGRDKEQIKLVEEYAKAQDLWCNFDHVAEYTDILELDLSEVTSSLAGPRRPQDRVNLGDVASGFKKELPTFSSNNISIDTKHAVANQNYEIGNGDVVIAAITSCTNTSNPSVMIGAALLAKKAIGQGLKVKPWVKTSLAPGSKVVTEYLKSSGLNQYLDQLGFNLVGYGCTTCIGNSGPLNPEIEDTINKNGLVVASVLSGNRNFEGRINPLTKASYLASPILVVAYALSGSLNTDLTNQPLGKNDKGRDVYLKDIWPSKEEIDKVIANSINSSMFVEKYSDIFSGTKEWQSLEVTSSSNYAWDKSSTYINNPPYFENIGSKNSIKDIKSARILAIFGDSITTDHISPAGSISKTSPAAKYLMDHQISPIDFNSYGSRRGNHEVMMRGTFANIRIKNEMCKGVEGGFTINQLKNMQQTIYDAAMDYKANGVSAVIFAGKEYGSGSSRDWAAKGPQLLGVKAVIAESFERIHRSNLVGMGVLPLIFTNNMTRFDLKLDGSESNDIIGLNEHIKPYNPVKCIIKKQNGETQTIDLILQIFTDNEINYIKHGSIMHFVVENLK, encoded by the coding sequence ATGCAAAAGATGCATAATGCAGAATATCTTAAAGAATTATCAGTTAATAATATCTCATATAAAATTTACGACATAAATAAAGCTGCAAGCGATATCGATTTGCCTTTAAAAAAACTGCCCTATAGTTTGAGAGTATTGTTTGAGAATGTGCTACGTACCGGTTCAAAACGAAACTTACTGGTATTCAAAGAATGGCTAAAGAATAAAAAATCTGATGCGGAAATAGATTTTATGCCGACAAGGGTTTTGATGCAGGATTTTACAGGTGTGCCGGCTATAGTTGATCTTGCTGCTATGCGTGATGCGATGAAGAAGATAGGTGGTGATCCGCTAAAAATCAATCCGCTTATCCCTGTTGATTTAGTTATAGATCACTCAGTTAGTGTTGATTCTTATGCGTCGGGTAGCTCATTTGACAAAAATGTAGCAATGGAAATGAAACGCAATATAGAGCGTTATCAGTTTCTGAAGTGGGGACAGCAAGCATTTAATAATTTCAAGGTAGTTCCGCCGGGTACTGGTATTTGCCATCAGGTAAATTTAGAGTATTTGGCAAAAGTCGTGTGGCATAGTAATGGTGTGGCTTATCCTGATAGTTTGGTTGGTACAGATAGCCATACAACCATGGTGAATGGGTTATCGGTACTTGGTTGGGGTGTTGGCGGTATAGAAGCAGAAGCCGCAATGCTTGGACAGCCGCTTACTATGATTCTGCCGGAAGTAATCGGCGTAAAGCTAACAGGTAAGTTAACAGGTACTGCTACTGCCACCGATTTAGTCTTAAAGATTACTGAAATGCTACGGAAGAAAAAAGTAGTAGGTAAGTTTGTTGAGTTTTATGGCGAAGGGCTTAGAGCTATGACAATTGCCGATCGTGCTACCATTTCTAATATGGCACCTGAATATGGTGCTACTTGTGGTTTTTTCCCGATTGATCAGGAAACTATCAAATATTTAGAGCTGACAGGTAGAGATAAAGAGCAAATCAAATTAGTAGAAGAATATGCCAAAGCTCAAGATTTATGGTGCAATTTTGACCATGTAGCAGAATATACTGATATTTTAGAGCTGGATTTATCTGAAGTAACAAGTTCGCTAGCAGGTCCAAGACGTCCGCAAGATCGTGTAAATTTAGGTGATGTAGCAAGTGGTTTTAAGAAAGAGTTGCCGACTTTTTCTTCAAATAATATAAGTATTGATACAAAACATGCTGTAGCAAATCAGAATTACGAAATTGGTAATGGTGATGTGGTGATTGCAGCGATTACTAGCTGTACTAATACCTCTAACCCTTCTGTGATGATTGGGGCAGCTTTGCTTGCTAAAAAAGCGATAGGGCAGGGATTAAAGGTTAAGCCTTGGGTTAAAACTTCGCTTGCTCCTGGCTCGAAAGTTGTAACAGAATATTTAAAAAGCAGCGGACTTAATCAATATTTAGATCAATTAGGATTTAATTTGGTCGGTTATGGCTGTACTACTTGCATTGGTAATTCAGGACCTTTAAACCCAGAAATAGAAGATACAATCAACAAAAACGGCTTAGTCGTTGCTTCTGTTTTATCAGGCAATAGAAATTTCGAAGGGCGAATTAACCCGCTTACTAAAGCTAGCTATCTTGCTTCGCCTATTTTAGTTGTAGCATATGCTCTTAGCGGTAGCCTTAATACTGATCTAACAAATCAACCATTAGGAAAAAATGATAAAGGCAGAGATGTTTATTTAAAGGATATTTGGCCAAGTAAAGAAGAGATAGATAAGGTCATTGCAAATTCTATTAATTCATCTATGTTTGTAGAAAAATATTCCGATATATTTAGCGGAACAAAAGAATGGCAAAGCTTAGAGGTAACTAGTAGCTCTAATTATGCTTGGGATAAAAGCAGTACTTATATTAACAATCCGCCTTATTTTGAAAATATAGGCAGTAAAAATAGTATAAAAGATATTAAATCGGCACGAATTTTAGCAATTTTTGGTGATTCTATTACTACCGATCATATTTCACCTGCGGGAAGTATAAGTAAAACTAGCCCTGCTGCTAAATATTTAATGGATCATCAAATATCACCTATTGATTTTAATTCTTACGGATCACGCAGAGGAAACCATGAAGTGATGATGCGTGGTACTTTTGCCAATATTCGCATAAAAAATGAAATGTGCAAAGGAGTAGAGGGCGGTTTTACTATAAACCAGCTAAAAAATATGCAGCAAACTATTTATGATGCAGCAATGGATTATAAAGCAAATGGTGTATCTGCGGTAATTTTTGCCGGCAAAGAATATGGTAGTGGTTCATCAAGAGACTGGGCAGCAAAAGGTCCGCAGTTGCTTGGTGTTAAAGCTGTTATTGCTGAAAGTTTTGAGCGAATACATCGTTCAAATTTAGTCGGTATGGGAGTATTACCGCTAATTTTTACAAATAATATGACTCGTTTTGATTTAAAATTAGATGGATCAGAATCTAATGATATTATAGGTTTAAACGAACATATAAAACCTTATAATCCGGTTAAATGTATTATAAAAAAACAGAATGGCGAAACGCAAACTATTGATTTAATATTGCAAATATTTACAGATAATGAGATAAATTATATAAAGCATGGCAGTATTATGCATTTTGTGGTAGAGAATTTAAAGTAA
- a CDS encoding Rpn family recombination-promoting nuclease/putative transposase — translation MQRYLDPTNDVAFKKLFTDKARLISFLNNIMRLPEELRIIDLEYISNEQVPDLGQNKRSIVDVKVKDNSGNIYIVEMQNGYADAFLARVQFYGCVAFSSQLKRGKEYADLAPVVMVVITSGFQALPEEKECISYHQTINVGNGRNQLKCLSYVFVELDKFTKEANELETIEDDWLYMMAKFDKAKEPPKHTKDKIVLSAYKTIEQFNWSEAEYDNYIKAMLAAQTEELNQKSKFREGKEEGKIEIAKEMLQDNEPIEKIIKYTKLSKEEIEKLKLEIEK, via the coding sequence ATGCAAAGATATTTAGACCCAACAAATGATGTAGCTTTTAAAAAGCTGTTTACGGATAAAGCAAGGTTAATCAGCTTTCTCAATAATATTATGCGGTTGCCGGAAGAGTTAAGAATTATTGACCTTGAATATATTTCAAATGAACAAGTGCCGGATTTAGGACAGAATAAAAGGAGTATTGTTGACGTTAAAGTAAAAGATAATTCTGGCAATATTTATATTGTTGAGATGCAGAATGGTTATGCTGATGCTTTTTTAGCAAGGGTACAATTTTATGGTTGTGTAGCGTTTTCTTCACAATTAAAAAGAGGAAAAGAATATGCTGACCTTGCCCCTGTAGTTATGGTAGTAATTACTTCCGGATTTCAGGCATTACCTGAAGAAAAAGAATGTATTAGTTATCATCAAACTATTAATGTTGGTAATGGTAGGAATCAACTTAAATGTTTATCTTATGTATTTGTGGAGCTTGATAAGTTTACAAAAGAAGCGAACGAGCTTGAGACGATAGAAGATGATTGGCTATATATGATGGCTAAATTTGATAAAGCTAAAGAGCCGCCAAAGCATACCAAGGATAAGATAGTATTGTCAGCCTATAAGACTATTGAGCAATTTAATTGGAGTGAAGCAGAATATGACAATTATATTAAAGCGATGCTTGCTGCTCAAACAGAGGAATTAAACCAGAAAAGTAAGTTTAGAGAAGGAAAAGAAGAAGGTAAAATAGAGATAGCAAAAGAAATGTTACAAGATAATGAGCCTATAGAAAAAATCATTAAATATACTAAGCTTTCAAAAGAAGAAATAGAAAAGTTGAAATTAGAAATAGAGAAATAA
- a CDS encoding DUF4870 family protein, producing MDKQLKEYTESGKKNLIVVYILYLCGIVAPILPLIGVFFAYLNKDKGNNFATSHYIFLFRTFCLSVLGWIVCFIFTFIVIGVVLYFILAVWYILRVAIGFKYMIEDQAYPNPMTYWIK from the coding sequence ATGGATAAACAACTTAAGGAATATACCGAAAGCGGTAAAAAAAATTTAATTGTAGTGTATATATTATATTTATGCGGAATAGTAGCACCGATATTGCCTTTAATAGGTGTGTTTTTTGCATATCTCAACAAGGATAAAGGCAATAATTTTGCCACTAGTCATTATATATTCTTATTCCGTACTTTCTGCCTTAGTGTTCTCGGATGGATCGTATGTTTTATATTTACGTTTATTGTTATTGGCGTAGTGTTATATTTTATTTTAGCTGTTTGGTATATATTGCGTGTTGCTATCGGCTTTAAATATATGATAGAAGATCAGGCATATCCAAATCCTATGACTTACTGGATAAAATAA
- the nuoG gene encoding NADH-quinone oxidoreductase subunit NuoG: protein MIKLTIDGQEIEVSEGTTVYQACTKAGKEIPHFCYHERLKIAGNCRMCLVEMEKSPKPIASCAMPVGNGMVIHTDTPMVKKAREGVMEFLLVNHPIDCPICDQGGECDLQDQAFRYGKGTNRFHENKRSIKDKYMGPLIKTAMTRCIQCTRCIRFANDIAGIEEMGAIHRGEHMEVTSYLDQTLDSEISGNMIDICPVGALNSKPYAFKARKWELRHTASIGVHDAEGLNIRIDSRGDEVMRVLPRVNEEINEEWLSDKNRFSYDGLKYQRLDQPYIRKNGKLVSASFNEALKAIADKIKSIKPEKITVFAGTLASVEAMFMLKTFLQKIGCNNYSVNQFNYKLDTTQRGNYLFNTTIAGLEKADLCLLIGANPRQIAPVLNSRIGGRVRVGSLKVVRIGEGHNQTYKIQDLGSDLKILEELALDEHKFAKELKAAKYPMIIVGDGVYGRDDGYAILSLIHKMVDKYNITRDDWKGFNILHNHASMVGGLDIGFNTESTKLEEIELAYLLGADEVNFDKLKSAFIVYQGHHGDIGATKADVILPSAAYTEQSGIYVNLEGRPQIAEKAVSPVGKAKEDIAIIKELADYLQVDIRASNLQEVRTKLAEEYPVFADIGKIIENKFAKFSSKDKLSKEPITSRPINYYMTDVISKNSVTMARCVKAKQKRDEEAA, encoded by the coding sequence ATGATAAAACTTACGATAGATGGTCAAGAAATAGAAGTATCAGAAGGTACTACGGTTTATCAAGCTTGCACAAAAGCCGGTAAAGAAATCCCACATTTTTGTTATCATGAGCGTTTAAAAATTGCTGGTAATTGCCGTATGTGCTTGGTTGAAATGGAAAAATCACCAAAGCCGATAGCTTCTTGTGCAATGCCTGTAGGCAACGGTATGGTTATTCATACTGATACGCCAATGGTGAAAAAAGCCCGTGAAGGGGTGATGGAGTTTTTGCTTGTTAATCACCCTATTGATTGTCCTATTTGTGATCAAGGCGGAGAGTGTGATCTGCAAGATCAGGCTTTTAGATATGGTAAAGGCACTAATAGATTTCACGAAAATAAACGCTCTATTAAAGATAAATATATGGGTCCGCTGATTAAAACAGCGATGACCAGATGTATACAATGTACTAGATGTATTAGATTCGCCAATGATATAGCAGGAATAGAAGAAATGGGGGCTATCCATCGTGGTGAGCATATGGAAGTTACTTCTTATTTAGACCAAACTTTGGATTCTGAAATTTCCGGCAATATGATAGATATTTGTCCTGTCGGAGCTCTTAACTCCAAACCTTATGCCTTTAAAGCTCGTAAGTGGGAGCTAAGACATACTGCTAGTATTGGCGTGCATGATGCAGAAGGTTTGAATATCCGCATTGATAGTAGGGGTGACGAAGTGATGCGAGTATTACCAAGAGTCAATGAGGAAATTAACGAAGAATGGCTCTCAGATAAAAATCGTTTTAGCTATGATGGCTTAAAATATCAGCGTTTAGATCAGCCTTATATTAGAAAAAATGGTAAATTAGTCTCTGCAAGCTTCAATGAAGCTTTAAAAGCAATAGCTGATAAAATTAAATCTATTAAGCCAGAAAAAATTACTGTTTTCGCTGGGACTCTTGCTTCCGTTGAAGCAATGTTTATGCTTAAAACTTTCTTGCAAAAAATCGGTTGTAATAATTATAGCGTTAATCAGTTTAACTATAAATTAGATACTACGCAGCGAGGAAATTACTTATTTAATACAACTATTGCAGGGCTTGAAAAAGCCGATTTATGCTTGTTAATCGGAGCAAATCCAAGGCAGATAGCACCAGTTTTAAATAGTAGAATAGGCGGAAGAGTTCGAGTAGGTTCGTTGAAAGTAGTAAGAATAGGAGAGGGGCATAACCAAACCTATAAAATTCAGGATTTAGGAAGCGATCTCAAGATACTTGAGGAGCTAGCTTTAGATGAGCATAAATTTGCAAAAGAATTAAAAGCAGCAAAATATCCGATGATTATAGTAGGTGATGGTGTTTATGGGCGAGATGATGGATATGCTATATTATCGCTAATCCATAAAATGGTCGATAAATATAATATCACGCGGGATGATTGGAAAGGCTTTAATATACTTCATAATCACGCATCGATGGTTGGTGGGCTTGATATCGGTTTTAATACTGAATCTACTAAACTGGAAGAGATAGAACTTGCTTATTTGCTTGGAGCAGATGAAGTTAATTTTGATAAGCTTAAATCAGCTTTTATAGTGTATCAAGGGCATCATGGGGATATTGGTGCTACGAAAGCCGATGTTATTTTACCATCAGCTGCTTATACTGAGCAGAGTGGAATTTACGTAAATCTAGAGGGTAGACCGCAAATAGCAGAAAAAGCAGTATCACCTGTAGGGAAAGCTAAAGAAGATATAGCGATAATTAAGGAGCTGGCTGATTATTTGCAAGTGGATATTAGGGCAAGTAATTTACAGGAAGTACGAACAAAGCTTGCTGAAGAATATCCCGTATTTGCTGATATCGGTAAAATTATAGAGAATAAGTTTGCTAAATTTAGTTCTAAAGATAAATTATCAAAAGAGCCTATAACTTCTAGACCTATTAATTATTACATGACTGACGTTATTAGTAAGAATTCTGTAACCATGGCAAGATGCGTAAAGGCTAAGCAGAAAAGGGATGAGGAGGCAGCGTGA
- the nuoH gene encoding NADH-quinone oxidoreductase subunit NuoH, with product MTELFFEYIFPLIIIALKVVAITIPLILCVAYLTYAERRVIGLMQLRKGPNVVGPFGLLQPIADAVKLLFKEPIIPTNADKILFVLAPMITFILSLIGWAVIPFAKGVVLADINVGVLYILAISSLSVYGIIIAGWASNSKYAFLGAIRSSAQMISYEVSMGLVIITVLLATGTLNLSQIIEAQRTMPWWIDLMLMPMGVVFFISVLAETNRLPFDLPEAESELVAGYNVEYSSMGFALFFLGEYANMILVSAMTTTFFLGGYLPPFNISWLDCVPGFFWFVFKVGFLLFCFLWIRATLPRYRYDQLMRLGWKVFLPLTLFWVVLVSSVLIYTDNLPGI from the coding sequence ATGACAGAACTCTTTTTTGAATATATTTTTCCGTTAATTATAATCGCTTTAAAGGTGGTGGCGATTACTATACCATTAATATTATGCGTTGCGTATTTAACATATGCTGAGCGTCGTGTAATCGGGCTTATGCAGCTTAGAAAGGGTCCTAATGTTGTTGGACCATTTGGGCTTTTGCAGCCTATAGCAGATGCGGTAAAGCTATTATTTAAAGAGCCGATCATTCCGACTAACGCCGATAAAATATTATTTGTCCTAGCACCGATGATAACCTTTATATTAAGCTTAATCGGTTGGGCAGTTATACCTTTTGCAAAAGGCGTAGTTCTTGCCGATATTAATGTCGGAGTCTTATATATTCTTGCTATTTCTTCCTTAAGTGTTTACGGCATTATTATTGCCGGCTGGGCTAGCAACTCAAAATATGCATTTCTTGGAGCTATACGCTCATCGGCACAAATGATTTCTTATGAAGTATCGATGGGGCTTGTTATTATTACTGTGCTACTTGCTACCGGTACTCTGAACTTAAGCCAAATTATTGAAGCACAGAGAACTATGCCGTGGTGGATTGATTTAATGCTAATGCCGATGGGGGTGGTATTTTTTATCTCAGTACTTGCTGAAACAAACAGATTGCCTTTTGATTTACCGGAAGCAGAATCAGAGCTAGTTGCCGGTTATAATGTCGAATATTCCTCTATGGGTTTTGCTTTATTTTTCCTAGGTGAGTATGCTAATATGATATTAGTTAGTGCAATGACTACCACTTTCTTTTTAGGGGGGTATTTACCGCCATTTAATATATCATGGTTAGATTGTGTCCCAGGTTTCTTTTGGTTTGTTTTTAAAGTTGGATTTTTGCTATTTTGCTTTTTATGGATTAGGGCAACGCTGCCACGATATCGTTATGATCAGTTAATGCGTTTAGGCTGGAAAGTATTTCTACCGCTAACTTTATTTTGGGTAGTGCTGGTGTCGAGTGTATTAATTTATACTGATAATTTGCCGGGTATTTAA
- a CDS encoding BglII/BstYI family type II restriction endonuclease: MGKELFPDFIKEHYEIHEWKHAIAILKNDFVDEWSDIIQVLKDFRFKKSWITVGGGEKSEISKSIDKSFAELGWKEKMFSTKVIVDENSLDSPTHKVDCYKNRIALEIEWNNKDPFFDRDLNNFRLLFDLRAISIGIIITRCTELQKIFNSIGKSSSYGASTTHISKLLPRIEGGGGGGCPILVFGITNKLYIED; the protein is encoded by the coding sequence ATGGGTAAAGAACTTTTTCCTGATTTTATCAAAGAACATTATGAAATTCATGAGTGGAAACATGCTATTGCTATTTTAAAAAATGATTTTGTTGATGAGTGGAGTGATATAATACAGGTACTAAAAGACTTTCGTTTTAAGAAAAGCTGGATTACTGTAGGAGGAGGTGAAAAATCTGAAATATCGAAATCAATAGATAAATCTTTTGCAGAATTAGGTTGGAAAGAAAAAATGTTTTCAACCAAAGTTATAGTAGATGAAAATTCTTTAGACTCTCCGACCCATAAAGTTGATTGTTATAAAAATAGAATAGCATTAGAAATTGAATGGAATAATAAAGATCCTTTTTTTGATAGAGATCTAAATAATTTTAGACTTTTATTTGATTTGCGTGCAATAAGTATAGGAATTATAATAACTAGATGTACAGAGTTACAAAAAATATTTAATTCTATCGGTAAAAGTAGCTCATATGGTGCTTCTACTACCCATATATCTAAATTACTTCCAAGAATTGAAGGTGGCGGTGGGGGAGGTTGTCCAATTTTAGTTTTTGGTATTACTAACAAATTATACATAGAGGATTAA
- a CDS encoding MT-A70 family methyltransferase, with the protein MSNIVTAKEDFENNVKGKFHTILTDPPWQFENRTGKVAPEHKRLNRYSTLKLDEIKNIPVANCILEPAHLYLWVPNALLQEGLEVMKAWGFTYKTNIIWSKIRKDGGPDGRGVGFYFRNVTEIVLFGVRGKTARTLAPARSQVNLISSRKREHSRKPDELYELIEKCSKGPYLELFARGTRPNWKQWGNEVEDYNPKWVTYSNHSQVTKQEDISYRDRSLIIKKSA; encoded by the coding sequence GTGAGTAATATCGTAACAGCGAAAGAAGATTTTGAAAATAATGTAAAAGGCAAATTTCATACTATCCTTACTGATCCTCCTTGGCAATTTGAAAATAGAACAGGTAAGGTCGCCCCAGAGCATAAAAGACTAAATCGCTACTCCACATTAAAACTTGATGAAATAAAAAATATTCCTGTAGCAAATTGTATTCTTGAGCCAGCACATTTATATTTATGGGTTCCCAATGCTCTGCTTCAAGAAGGGTTGGAGGTAATGAAAGCGTGGGGCTTTACTTATAAAACAAATATAATTTGGTCTAAAATTCGCAAAGATGGCGGACCTGACGGTAGAGGGGTAGGATTTTATTTTCGCAATGTTACGGAAATAGTCTTATTTGGTGTGCGAGGAAAAACTGCTCGTACTTTAGCCCCTGCTAGAAGCCAAGTTAATTTAATAAGTAGTAGAAAGCGAGAGCATTCTAGAAAGCCTGATGAATTATATGAATTAATAGAAAAATGTAGCAAAGGACCTTATTTAGAGCTTTTTGCTAGAGGTACAAGACCGAATTGGAAACAATGGGGTAATGAAGTAGAGGATTATAATCCTAAATGGGTAACCTATTCAAATCATTCGCAAGTAACAAAACAAGAAGATATAAGTTACAGAGATAGGAGTTTGATTATTAAAAAGTCTGCTTGA
- the nuoI gene encoding NADH-quinone oxidoreductase subunit NuoI produces the protein MINYLKSFFLYEIIKGLALTLKYFFKAKVTINYPYEKSPVSPRFKGEHALRRYENGEERCIACKLCEAICPAQAIVIEADEREDGSRRTTRYDIDMTKCIYCGLCQEACPVDAIVEGPNFEFASLTHTALIYDKERLLQNGDRWEQALANKLHKDYEYR, from the coding sequence ATGATCAATTATTTAAAATCTTTTTTTCTATACGAGATAATAAAAGGCTTGGCTTTGACTTTAAAATATTTCTTCAAAGCTAAAGTCACTATCAATTATCCCTATGAGAAAAGCCCAGTTAGCCCAAGGTTTAAGGGTGAGCATGCTTTGCGTCGTTATGAGAATGGCGAAGAGCGTTGCATCGCTTGTAAGCTTTGCGAGGCTATTTGTCCGGCACAGGCAATAGTCATTGAAGCAGATGAGCGGGAAGATGGCAGTAGACGTACCACCCGTTATGATATAGATATGACTAAATGTATTTATTGCGGGCTATGCCAAGAAGCATGCCCTGTTGATGCAATAGTTGAAGGTCCTAATTTTGAGTTTGCCAGCCTAACCCATACTGCCCTTATTTATGATAAAGAAAGATTGCTGCAAAATGGTGATCGCTGGGAGCAAGCACTAGCTAACAAGTTACATAAGGATTATGAGTATAGGTAG
- a CDS encoding type II toxin-antitoxin system prevent-host-death family antitoxin, with translation MEHIYANLTVSISEFKKSPTALLDKSNGKPVALLNHNKPTAYVIPAKLYEQIIEALDDQYLLELATIRLKDKSKAIKVNINDL, from the coding sequence ATGGAGCATATTTACGCAAATTTAACAGTTAGTATATCGGAATTTAAGAAAAGTCCTACTGCTTTACTTGATAAATCTAATGGTAAACCTGTCGCTTTACTAAATCATAATAAACCTACCGCTTACGTAATTCCTGCTAAACTATATGAACAAATAATTGAAGCTCTAGATGATCAATATTTACTAGAACTTGCTACAATTAGGTTAAAAGATAAATCAAAGGCAATCAAGGTTAATATAAATGACTTATAG
- a CDS encoding type II toxin-antitoxin system RelE family toxin → MSGGNNLYKIKLKSVGYRLVYEVDDNRIIILVLAIGKRNRNEVYNKLSSRL, encoded by the coding sequence ATAAGCGGTGGAAATAACTTATATAAAATAAAGCTAAAGTCGGTTGGTTATCGATTAGTATATGAAGTAGATGATAATCGTATCATAATACTTGTACTTGCTATTGGTAAAAGAAATCGTAACGAAGTTTATAATAAATTATCCTCTCGTCTTTAA
- a CDS encoding ATP-binding protein produces MKAIVERPKYLEKIKTQFLSHKIVALLGPRQCGKTTLARQFAHGHQDVHFFDLEDIRDLAALENPYIALENKKGLIIIDEIQRLPNLFPTLRVLADKNIEQQFLILGSASRDLIKQSSETLAGRISYIEVHPFSLLEVNNIKQLHLFGGFPNCYLYPETGFDWLEQYIRTFLERDIPNLGFLIPPITLRRFWTMLAHYHGNIFNASEIGKSLGISDHTIKNYLDILSGTFMIRQLYPWFENISKRQKKRPKIYFTDSGIFHHLIDIYSQEQLLKNPKLGASFEGFALEQIIRLFDKRSEDCYYWGIHQEGELDLFIKHKGLKLGFEFKFSDAPTLTSSMHKAIQYLALDELFVIYPGTKKYQLAINITVVPIKDIITLI; encoded by the coding sequence ATGAAAGCCATTGTTGAACGTCCAAAATATTTAGAAAAAATCAAAACTCAATTTTTAAGTCATAAGATAGTAGCACTTCTAGGTCCAAGACAATGCGGTAAAACCACACTAGCCCGTCAATTTGCTCACGGGCATCAGGACGTACATTTTTTTGACTTAGAAGATATCAGAGATTTAGCAGCGTTAGAGAATCCTTATATAGCACTTGAAAATAAAAAAGGCTTAATTATTATTGATGAAATTCAAAGATTACCAAATTTATTTCCTACGCTGCGAGTTCTAGCCGATAAAAATATAGAACAACAATTTTTAATATTAGGTAGTGCTTCAAGAGATTTAATTAAACAATCCTCAGAAACCCTTGCCGGTAGAATATCCTATATTGAGGTACATCCTTTTTCTTTATTGGAAGTAAATAACATAAAACAATTACATTTATTTGGTGGCTTTCCGAATTGCTACCTTTATCCCGAGACAGGATTTGATTGGCTTGAACAATATATTAGAACTTTTTTAGAACGAGATATTCCAAACCTTGGATTTTTGATTCCGCCAATTACATTACGCCGTTTTTGGACTATGCTTGCTCATTATCATGGAAATATTTTTAATGCTTCTGAAATTGGAAAATCCTTAGGAATCAGTGACCATACTATAAAAAATTATCTGGATATCTTATCCGGTACTTTTATGATACGTCAATTATATCCATGGTTTGAAAATATTTCTAAACGTCAGAAAAAAAGACCTAAAATATATTTTACTGATTCAGGCATATTTCATCATTTAATTGATATTTATTCACAAGAACAATTATTAAAAAATCCAAAACTAGGAGCTAGTTTTGAGGGCTTTGCTTTAGAACAAATAATAAGGCTATTTGATAAACGAAGCGAGGATTGCTATTATTGGGGAATACATCAAGAAGGGGAACTCGATTTATTCATAAAGCATAAAGGTTTAAAGCTAGGCTTTGAGTTTAAGTTTAGCGACGCCCCTACTCTCACTTCCTCTATGCATAAGGCTATACAATATTTAGCACTGGATGAATTATTTGTTATATATCCTGGGACAAAAAAATATCAATTAGCAATTAATATAACTGTTGTACCTATTAAAGATATAATAACGCTTATTTAA